Proteins from a genomic interval of Mesobacillus sp. S13:
- a CDS encoding class F sortase produces the protein MKKILIIVAALIMAGCSSQLGAETAEETQAPNNEQQVASVSVPSSESKVEIIKDNRTGIVPVTIEIPAISVKTQIEQVGTLKDGRMDVPKNPDNVGWYEPGTLPGAPGNAVLAGHVDDLTSPAVFYDLHKLKNGDKIMVTDAEGQTLTFEVYEQKTFPRLDAPIEDIFGFSFASTLNLITCSGDFDPKTTERAERTVIYTKLVEDENDRL, from the coding sequence TTGAAAAAAATTCTTATAATAGTTGCTGCACTGATAATGGCAGGCTGCTCAAGCCAACTCGGTGCTGAAACGGCAGAAGAAACTCAAGCTCCAAATAATGAGCAGCAAGTGGCTTCTGTATCTGTCCCTTCCTCAGAATCAAAGGTTGAAATCATTAAAGATAACCGGACAGGGATCGTTCCTGTGACAATTGAAATTCCTGCAATCAGTGTCAAAACACAGATTGAACAAGTAGGCACCTTGAAGGACGGTCGCATGGATGTTCCGAAAAACCCTGACAATGTTGGCTGGTATGAGCCTGGCACATTACCAGGAGCTCCAGGAAATGCTGTCCTCGCCGGACATGTAGACGACCTGACAAGCCCTGCTGTTTTCTATGACCTTCACAAACTGAAAAATGGCGACAAAATCATGGTAACGGACGCCGAGGGCCAGACACTGACCTTTGAAGTCTACGAGCAAAAAACCTTCCCGCGTCTGGATGCCCCAATCGAGGATATCTTCGGCTTCTCATTTGCCAGCACGCTCAACCTCATTACCTGCAGCGGCGACTTTGATCCCAAAACAACCGAACGTGCTGAACGGACTGTTATTTATACCAAATTGGTTGAGGATGAAAATGATCGTCTCTGA
- a CDS encoding copper amine oxidase, with protein MNFKKAAIAVPLSLSLLLPVAANSAAAHDHAVPTVSDSAVDLRATLDQLLSEHVYLAVETMRKGVDGAKDFEQSAAALQGNTDDLSAAIASVYGDEAGAKFKDMWSAHIGFFVDYVKGTAGNDEAAKNAALDELAQYKEDFSNFLSTATEKRLEADALAEGLQMHVDQLVGAFNAYVAGDYEKAYEYEREAIHHMYMVSKGLSNAIVMQFPDKFENHQAVTPAADLRSDLNYLLSEHAGLAVTAMQNGIDGSKDFEASAAALSANTEDLSAAIASVYGAEAGEQFKQMWADHIGHFVNYVKATGANDEDAKKAALTALSQYKDSFAKFLESATDGRLKADALAEGLQMHVDQLIKAFDTYTAGDYATTYPSVREAYGHMFGTSKGLSGAIVDQFPDKFKAEMPSEMPKTGMGGTASQGLPFEAILISAILAIAAAGFVTVRRLAADKK; from the coding sequence ATGAATTTTAAAAAAGCAGCGATTGCCGTGCCACTCAGCCTATCCCTCTTACTTCCTGTTGCAGCAAACTCAGCAGCAGCCCATGATCACGCAGTTCCCACAGTATCCGATTCAGCAGTCGATTTAAGAGCTACCCTTGACCAGCTCCTTAGTGAACATGTTTATTTAGCGGTTGAAACGATGCGTAAGGGCGTCGATGGCGCGAAGGACTTTGAACAATCCGCCGCCGCCCTCCAAGGAAACACCGATGATTTAAGCGCAGCGATTGCCTCTGTATACGGTGATGAAGCAGGTGCAAAATTCAAGGATATGTGGTCCGCACACATTGGCTTCTTTGTGGACTATGTCAAAGGAACAGCAGGAAATGATGAAGCAGCAAAGAATGCGGCCCTAGACGAACTGGCACAATATAAAGAAGACTTCTCGAACTTCCTTTCCACCGCAACCGAAAAACGCCTGGAAGCCGATGCCCTGGCTGAAGGCCTGCAGATGCATGTTGACCAGCTGGTCGGCGCCTTCAATGCCTACGTTGCAGGGGATTATGAAAAAGCCTATGAATACGAACGTGAAGCGATCCACCATATGTACATGGTGAGCAAGGGACTTTCCAATGCGATCGTCATGCAATTCCCGGATAAATTTGAAAACCATCAGGCAGTCACTCCTGCAGCTGATTTACGCTCCGACTTGAACTACTTGCTATCAGAGCATGCCGGCCTGGCCGTGACAGCGATGCAAAACGGCATTGACGGCTCAAAGGATTTTGAGGCATCTGCCGCGGCTCTTTCAGCCAATACCGAAGACTTAAGCGCAGCTATTGCTTCAGTTTATGGAGCAGAAGCTGGCGAGCAATTCAAACAGATGTGGGCAGACCACATTGGACACTTTGTCAATTATGTAAAAGCGACAGGCGCAAACGATGAAGACGCAAAAAAAGCAGCCCTGACGGCACTTTCCCAGTACAAGGATTCCTTTGCGAAGTTCCTGGAAAGTGCAACCGATGGCAGACTGAAAGCAGATGCCCTGGCAGAAGGCTTGCAAATGCATGTTGATCAGTTGATCAAAGCTTTTGATACCTACACGGCTGGAGATTACGCCACCACCTACCCTTCAGTTAGGGAAGCTTATGGACATATGTTTGGAACATCAAAAGGACTATCGGGAGCAATCGTAGACCAATTCCCTGACAAGTTCAAAGCAGAAATGCCTTCTGAAATGCCTAAGACTGGAATGGGCGGCACTGCTTCCCAAGGACTTCCATTTGAGGCGATCCTAATCTCAGCCATTCTGGCGATAGCCGCTGCAGGATTCGTAACTGTTCGACGTCTCGCTGCTGACAAAAAATAA
- a CDS encoding anti-sigma factor domain-containing protein yields MTDHKACECLLDYFNNTLTDEEKSLFENHLATCKDCREELEELTMLTADLPFSAELVEPNKGMKDRILASVFEEKEQAEQAEKFEKPADTEEVEKPAKTEEVKKPAEMKETKRRNYSWLQPLLAASLLLSLSANAYFYLSQNGQEISEPSREGTDEIVKQVQLAVSEGYEGNAEAAMIKKEEGMALVVQASNLKPLTGNEAYQVWLIDEAGEKFRAGTFRTNSEGNGAVTYSVNYEGEHNWTTIAVTLEPTPDSKQPKGDVVLASQL; encoded by the coding sequence ATGACCGATCATAAAGCATGTGAATGTTTACTGGATTATTTTAACAACACACTGACTGATGAGGAAAAATCATTATTTGAGAACCATTTAGCCACCTGCAAAGATTGCCGTGAAGAGCTGGAGGAACTGACTATGCTGACAGCTGACCTTCCTTTTTCAGCAGAATTGGTCGAGCCGAATAAAGGAATGAAGGACCGAATCCTTGCTTCTGTTTTTGAAGAGAAAGAGCAAGCTGAGCAAGCTGAGAAATTTGAGAAGCCAGCAGATACTGAGGAAGTTGAAAAACCAGCAAAAACTGAGGAAGTGAAAAAACCAGCAGAAATGAAGGAAACCAAACGCCGAAATTACAGTTGGCTTCAACCCCTTCTGGCTGCGTCATTGCTTCTCTCCTTATCCGCTAACGCATACTTTTATTTAAGCCAAAATGGCCAGGAAATCAGCGAACCATCCCGGGAAGGAACGGATGAAATCGTAAAGCAGGTTCAATTGGCAGTTTCGGAAGGATATGAAGGAAATGCTGAAGCAGCCATGATCAAAAAGGAAGAAGGAATGGCCCTAGTTGTCCAGGCAAGCAACCTCAAGCCATTAACCGGCAATGAAGCCTACCAGGTTTGGCTGATTGATGAAGCTGGCGAAAAGTTCAGGGCAGGAACTTTCCGTACCAACTCTGAAGGCAATGGTGCCGTCACATACTCGGTTAATTACGAAGGCGAGCACAACTGGACCACCATCGCAGTTACACTCGAACCGACCCCTGACAGCAAACAGCCAAAGGGTGATGTTGTTTTAGCTTCACAGTTATAA
- a CDS encoding RNA polymerase sigma factor — protein MSEHDIELYARLQAKDKRALELLYDRYEKLLFSFAYRMTGRRDLSEEIVQDVFLKLWTKPGMYDETKGKFSSWILTVTRYAAIDCLRKKDENHVELEDRDALKSTEPSVEEVAEWKEKRSEIRVAINQLAEEQQQIVELFYFKGLSQQKIADTFQIPLGTVKGRIRLALKHLHKTIGGIREGRDHSYDRS, from the coding sequence ATGAGCGAACATGATATCGAGCTTTATGCACGTTTGCAGGCAAAAGATAAACGGGCACTTGAACTCTTATATGACCGATATGAAAAGCTTCTCTTTTCGTTCGCATACAGGATGACTGGCAGGCGTGATTTGTCAGAGGAAATCGTACAGGATGTTTTCCTTAAACTGTGGACGAAACCGGGAATGTATGATGAAACGAAAGGGAAATTTTCTTCATGGATATTGACCGTTACCAGATATGCTGCAATCGACTGTCTGCGTAAAAAGGATGAGAACCATGTCGAGCTTGAGGACCGCGATGCATTGAAATCGACTGAACCTTCAGTGGAAGAAGTGGCAGAGTGGAAAGAAAAACGAAGTGAGATCAGGGTGGCCATCAATCAACTGGCAGAAGAGCAGCAGCAAATTGTTGAACTTTTTTATTTTAAAGGACTCTCACAGCAAAAAATTGCAGATACATTTCAGATCCCTCTGGGGACGGTTAAAGGACGAATACGATTGGCTCTTAAGCATCTCCATAAAACAATAGGCGGTATCAGGGAAGGGAGGGATCATAGCTATGACCGATCATAA
- a CDS encoding AraC family transcriptional regulator has product MAWIESLQRAIDYIEEHLLDDMTVEDIAKKASSSPFHFQRTFAILTDISVGEYIRRRRLSLAAGELCNSDAKVIDLALKYGYDTPEAFTKAFRRQHGISPTEARKYTGKLKSYSRLGIQVSLKGAEPMQYKVVEQDGFEVMGIKQGFSYGNGENLDGIPKMWDQVNQDGTCDFLICKNNGPLKGVLGVCVDQGKIREKQMDYWVAAAYNGETPDGYLKMEIPASKWAIFEVHGPMPHAMQKVWKQIFTEWFPASGFQHAGTPELEVYPAGDSADPDYYSEVWIPVK; this is encoded by the coding sequence ATGGCGTGGATTGAATCCTTGCAGAGGGCAATTGACTATATAGAGGAGCATTTACTTGACGATATGACAGTGGAGGACATTGCGAAAAAGGCGAGTTCATCTCCGTTTCATTTTCAACGGACATTTGCCATTCTAACGGACATATCTGTTGGCGAGTACATTAGACGGAGGCGTTTGTCGCTGGCAGCGGGTGAATTATGCAACAGCGATGCAAAAGTCATTGACCTTGCGCTGAAATATGGCTACGACACTCCTGAAGCATTTACGAAAGCTTTTCGCAGGCAGCATGGCATTTCTCCAACTGAAGCACGGAAGTACACCGGAAAGCTGAAATCATACAGCCGCCTGGGAATCCAGGTGAGTTTGAAGGGAGCGGAACCGATGCAATACAAAGTGGTAGAGCAAGATGGTTTTGAAGTGATGGGTATTAAGCAGGGATTTTCTTATGGTAATGGGGAGAATCTGGATGGTATTCCTAAGATGTGGGATCAGGTGAATCAGGATGGTACTTGTGATTTTTTGATCTGTAAAAACAATGGCCCTTTAAAAGGAGTTCTTGGTGTATGTGTGGACCAAGGCAAGATCCGGGAAAAGCAGATGGATTATTGGGTTGCGGCAGCATATAATGGGGAAACACCGGATGGCTATCTGAAAATGGAAATCCCTGCGTCCAAGTGGGCGATCTTTGAAGTTCACGGTCCAATGCCTCATGCCATGCAAAAGGTATGGAAGCAAATCTTTACAGAATGGTTTCCCGCCAGCGGATTCCAACATGCTGGGACACCAGAGCTGGAGGTTTATCCAGCAGGGGATTCAGCTGACCCAGATTATTATTCTGAAGTATGGATACCGGTTAAGTAA
- a CDS encoding YvrJ family protein produces the protein MEQLIPFISDVGFPIVVTLYLLHRIEAKLDTVVQSIQGLPARLQEKPETDAVHSANIAQQQIREIN, from the coding sequence ATGGAGCAGCTGATTCCATTCATCAGCGATGTTGGGTTCCCGATTGTCGTGACACTGTACCTGCTTCACCGAATCGAAGCAAAGTTGGATACCGTCGTCCAATCAATCCAGGGCCTGCCCGCGAGATTACAGGAAAAGCCTGAAACGGACGCCGTTCATTCCGCCAATATTGCTCAACAACAAATCCGTGAAATCAATTAA
- a CDS encoding DUF2922 domain-containing protein, with translation MAKTLELQFTTALGKYAKLAVDNPKEPVDPAAVKLAMEQIIASNAFQPTNGTLVAVHSARVVERNITDYELV, from the coding sequence ATGGCAAAAACTCTTGAGTTGCAATTCACTACGGCTCTTGGCAAATACGCCAAGCTGGCGGTTGATAACCCGAAGGAGCCAGTTGATCCAGCAGCAGTCAAGCTGGCAATGGAGCAGATCATTGCTTCCAACGCATTCCAGCCGACGAATGGAACCCTTGTTGCTGTTCACAGCGCACGTGTTGTCGAACGCAACATTACCGATTACGAACTAGTGTAA
- a CDS encoding DUF1659 domain-containing protein, whose product MAMAMLKDSNIRLMFEAGVDEKGESIFKPKTYRYVRKEATADQVQQAALALGGLSANLLSSVERNDSFDII is encoded by the coding sequence ATGGCAATGGCGATGTTGAAGGATTCTAATATCAGGCTGATGTTTGAGGCTGGTGTGGATGAGAAGGGCGAGTCGATTTTCAAGCCTAAGACTTACCGTTATGTGAGAAAGGAAGCTACTGCTGATCAGGTTCAGCAGGCGGCTCTTGCACTTGGTGGCCTTAGCGCGAACTTGTTAAGCTCTGTGGAGCGTAACGACAGCTTCGATATCATCTAA
- a CDS encoding MFS transporter, whose translation MSEMTHDQNVGMGALFKNQVIRTILLSVLFLQIGIWVRNYSILLYVIEKTNGNAIAVSLISVAEFAPIFLFSFIGGTFADRWRPKRTMIWCDVLSAVSVFAVLLTLFFGSWKMIFFATLVSSILSQFSQPSGMKLFKQHVPMELVQMGMSMYQTVFALFMILGPILGTFVYQRFGILAAVAVMGIAFICSAAVLLMLPADKESTAEKSKTTLMEEMKAGFRYVLNSRALSLLGGCFAAAGLAIGLTQPLGVFLITERLGLPKEELQWLMAAFGVGMILGGGITVAISRKVQPQVLLAIGMAASAIGFVGMGLSTVFWLTLTAQFFSGLFMPCIHIGINTMILQNTEESFIGRVNGILNPVFMGAMVITMSVAGWLKTHLSIVYIYETAAILLFIGIMVLVPLMKKNPKVSLEEGV comes from the coding sequence ATGTCGGAAATGACGCATGATCAAAATGTGGGCATGGGGGCATTATTTAAAAATCAGGTAATCCGAACAATTTTGCTTTCAGTGCTGTTTCTTCAGATCGGGATCTGGGTCCGGAATTACTCCATTCTCTTGTATGTGATTGAGAAGACGAATGGTAACGCGATTGCGGTTTCTTTGATATCCGTTGCTGAATTTGCGCCGATTTTCTTGTTTTCGTTTATAGGCGGGACATTTGCGGATCGCTGGCGGCCGAAGCGGACGATGATTTGGTGTGATGTTTTAAGTGCAGTATCTGTTTTCGCGGTGCTGCTGACGTTGTTTTTTGGCAGCTGGAAAATGATTTTCTTCGCGACATTGGTTTCATCCATTCTATCGCAATTTTCACAGCCGTCGGGAATGAAGCTGTTCAAGCAGCACGTACCGATGGAGCTTGTTCAGATGGGGATGTCGATGTACCAGACCGTATTTGCGCTATTTATGATTCTTGGGCCTATCCTCGGAACCTTTGTCTATCAGCGTTTCGGCATTCTCGCAGCTGTCGCTGTTATGGGAATTGCCTTCATTTGCTCGGCAGCTGTCTTGCTGATGCTGCCGGCAGACAAGGAATCGACTGCTGAAAAATCAAAAACAACCCTGATGGAAGAGATGAAGGCAGGATTCCGCTATGTATTGAACAGCAGGGCGTTGTCATTGCTAGGCGGATGTTTCGCGGCAGCAGGTCTCGCCATTGGTTTGACCCAGCCGCTTGGCGTTTTCCTGATTACAGAAAGATTAGGACTTCCTAAGGAAGAGTTGCAGTGGCTAATGGCTGCATTCGGAGTTGGGATGATTCTGGGAGGAGGCATCACAGTTGCGATATCAAGGAAGGTTCAGCCGCAGGTGCTGCTTGCGATTGGTATGGCTGCCAGTGCAATAGGGTTTGTCGGAATGGGATTATCAACCGTATTCTGGCTGACATTGACGGCGCAATTTTTCTCAGGATTGTTTATGCCATGCATTCACATCGGCATCAATACGATGATTTTACAAAACACGGAAGAATCTTTCATTGGCAGGGTGAATGGCATCCTTAACCCAGTCTTCATGGGGGCAATGGTCATCACCATGTCAGTGGCGGGTTGGCTTAAAACGCATCTTTCCATTGTTTACATTTATGAAACAGCAGCAATTCTGCTCTTTATCGGCATTATGGTTTTGGTTCCTTTGATGAAAAAGAATCCAAAGGTAAGCTTGGAAGAGGGAGTATAA
- a CDS encoding DUF438 domain-containing protein, which yields MSEMINNRELKAMDPAKRKATLKQLFKDLHDGKNVNEVKAHFDAFIGKITIEEIAGLQHVELIDGDISVTEMQRIYAAHTDLFKGAIEENESVYGPENQPGHPVHTFEMENREIEQLLQNRLAVHLEQFAMEDSAENINLLLEDCNLLYDIDKHYSRKENLIFPYLEKYGIYGPTTNMWRIDDFIRDGIKLAKKRLSNYDGNKNGVIEEVQFVLREVSSMIYREENILFPMALQNFTEDEWVKIAHESDEIGYCLTSPTEEWKPARKHLDTDAISEGYIKMETGILSLKQLELLLNHLPVDITFIDQDDVVRYFSHGKERIFARTKAVIGRTVQNCHPPRSVHVVEDLLRDFKSGKKDTEDFWVKVRDKFVYIRYFAVRDEDNQYIGTLEFTQNINPIQALEGEKRILS from the coding sequence ATGAGTGAAATGATAAATAACCGTGAATTGAAAGCTATGGATCCTGCCAAGCGAAAGGCGACTTTGAAGCAGCTTTTCAAAGATCTGCATGATGGGAAAAATGTGAATGAAGTTAAAGCTCATTTTGATGCTTTTATTGGAAAAATCACCATCGAGGAAATTGCCGGCCTCCAGCATGTCGAGTTGATTGATGGCGATATTTCCGTTACCGAAATGCAGCGTATTTATGCGGCTCACACCGACCTTTTTAAAGGTGCAATCGAAGAGAATGAATCCGTGTACGGACCAGAAAACCAGCCAGGACACCCGGTCCATACATTCGAGATGGAAAACCGCGAGATTGAACAGCTTTTACAAAATCGATTGGCCGTTCACCTTGAGCAATTTGCTATGGAAGACAGTGCTGAAAACATCAATCTGCTTCTGGAGGATTGCAACCTTCTCTATGACATTGACAAGCACTACAGCCGCAAGGAAAACCTGATCTTCCCTTACCTGGAAAAGTACGGAATCTACGGCCCGACGACGAATATGTGGCGCATCGATGATTTCATCCGTGACGGCATCAAACTGGCAAAGAAAAGGCTGTCCAACTATGATGGTAATAAAAATGGCGTGATCGAGGAGGTCCAATTTGTCCTCAGGGAAGTGAGCAGCATGATTTACAGGGAAGAAAACATCCTCTTCCCGATGGCTTTGCAAAACTTTACGGAAGATGAATGGGTAAAAATCGCCCATGAAAGTGATGAGATCGGCTATTGCCTGACGTCACCGACTGAGGAATGGAAGCCGGCCCGAAAACACCTTGACACAGACGCCATCTCTGAAGGCTATATCAAAATGGAAACAGGCATCCTGTCATTGAAGCAACTTGAACTGCTGCTGAACCACCTGCCAGTCGACATCACGTTCATCGACCAGGATGATGTAGTCCGCTACTTCTCACATGGAAAAGAAAGGATTTTCGCACGGACAAAGGCTGTCATCGGCCGCACCGTCCAGAATTGCCACCCGCCAAGAAGCGTCCATGTCGTTGAGGATTTGTTGAGGGACTTTAAGTCAGGAAAAAAAGATACTGAGGATTTTTGGGTCAAAGTGCGTGATAAATTCGTATACATTCGTTACTTTGCGGTCCGCGATGAAGACAATCAATATATCGGCACGCTCGAATTCACACAGAACATCAACCCGATTCAAGCCCTTGAAGGTGAAAAGAGGATACTGTCATAA
- a CDS encoding mechanosensitive ion channel family protein, with translation MTWWEYLLSYEVLKNLGISIGIFFLFLLFRKLFTKYVFKLMLKLGQKTPTELFSSMTVAFEQPIRWLFIIIGIYVAADYFPFMEQSNPLFSKIIRASIIMLIAWGLYNLSSGSSLLFMKINDRFNMEIDQILIPFFSKAIRFIIVAISISIIAQVFEYDVNGFIAGLGLGGLAFALAAKDAIGNLFGGIIIITEKPFTIGEWIKTPSVEGTVEDISFRSTRVRTFAQAVVTVPNAILANESITNWSKMGKRQITFKLGVTYDTPRMKLQRTIHRIEEMLMSNEDIHPDTIFVKFDEYNDSSLDIFLYFFTKTTVWEEYLTVKEEINFAIMEILEEEGVSVAFPSRTLYVETQGESAGRVAESI, from the coding sequence ATGACCTGGTGGGAATATCTTTTGTCTTACGAAGTGCTGAAAAATCTGGGGATCTCCATAGGAATCTTCTTCTTGTTCCTTTTGTTCAGGAAGCTTTTCACAAAATATGTGTTCAAGCTGATGTTGAAGCTGGGACAGAAAACGCCGACTGAGCTTTTCTCCAGTATGACCGTCGCATTTGAGCAGCCGATCCGATGGTTATTTATCATTATAGGAATCTATGTTGCCGCGGATTATTTTCCGTTTATGGAGCAATCGAATCCGCTATTTTCAAAGATTATCAGAGCATCGATCATCATGCTGATTGCATGGGGGCTGTATAATCTATCTTCGGGTTCATCGCTATTGTTCATGAAAATCAATGATCGTTTTAATATGGAAATTGACCAGATTCTGATTCCGTTTTTCTCGAAGGCAATCCGGTTTATCATCGTTGCCATTAGCATCAGCATTATCGCGCAGGTGTTTGAGTATGATGTTAACGGATTTATCGCAGGGCTTGGACTGGGCGGCCTGGCGTTTGCGCTGGCTGCAAAGGACGCAATCGGGAATTTATTTGGCGGCATCATCATTATTACGGAAAAACCTTTTACGATTGGTGAGTGGATCAAGACACCGAGTGTCGAGGGGACAGTTGAGGATATTTCCTTCAGAAGCACGAGGGTCCGCACTTTCGCACAGGCTGTGGTCACGGTTCCGAACGCCATTTTAGCAAATGAATCGATTACAAACTGGAGCAAGATGGGCAAGAGGCAAATCACCTTTAAACTTGGCGTTACGTACGACACACCAAGAATGAAGCTGCAAAGAACGATTCACAGAATTGAAGAGATGCTGATGTCAAACGAAGACATTCATCCAGATACGATTTTTGTAAAGTTTGACGAGTACAATGACAGCAGCCTCGATATCTTCCTGTATTTCTTCACGAAAACCACTGTCTGGGAAGAATACCTGACAGTTAAGGAAGAAATCAACTTCGCCATCATGGAAATCCTTGAAGAAGAGGGAGTTTCCGTGGCATTCCCAAGCAGGACACTCTATGTGGAGACACAGGGAGAATCTGCTGGAAGGGTTGCGGAGTCTATATAG
- a CDS encoding peptide-methionine (S)-S-oxide reductase, with the protein MEIVYFAGGCLWGVQAFIKTLPGVQFTEAGRANGTSQTLDGDYDGYAECVKTGFDPTVVTMKELMGYFFEIIDPYSLNKQGQDVGKKYRTGVYSENPEHLIEAKAFLKERNDYDLIVVEVLPLTNYVRSAEEHQDRLARCPDDYCHIPEEILSKYKIM; encoded by the coding sequence ATGGAAATAGTATATTTTGCTGGTGGATGTTTATGGGGAGTTCAAGCTTTTATAAAAACCTTACCTGGAGTTCAGTTTACAGAAGCGGGGAGAGCGAATGGAACAAGTCAAACACTTGATGGTGATTATGATGGCTACGCCGAATGTGTGAAAACAGGATTTGATCCAACGGTAGTAACAATGAAGGAATTAATGGGCTATTTTTTTGAAATTATTGATCCCTACAGTTTGAATAAACAAGGGCAGGATGTTGGCAAGAAATACAGGACAGGAGTATATAGTGAAAATCCTGAACACTTAATAGAGGCGAAGGCGTTTCTTAAAGAGAGAAATGATTATGACCTTATAGTGGTTGAAGTATTACCTCTTACAAACTATGTGAGAAGTGCAGAAGAACATCAAGATCGATTAGCTAGATGTCCCGATGATTATTGCCATATTCCAGAAGAAATATTAAGTAAATATAAGATAATGTAG
- a CDS encoding VOC family protein produces MSSSFIEQVHYIRIPVKDLEQSVQWYRDVLGIQLLNITDDPFAIFKVNEGAFLLILVPTDDETFAHFTVNKEPAFSIGFTSPKLSEFHQHLMNHQVEVEDIQEDNGHSYFHFYDPNGNKLQVHW; encoded by the coding sequence ATGAGTTCATCATTTATTGAACAAGTACATTATATTAGAATTCCTGTGAAAGATTTGGAACAGTCTGTACAATGGTATAGAGATGTATTAGGGATTCAGTTATTAAACATTACTGATGATCCATTTGCGATTTTTAAAGTTAATGAGGGAGCTTTTTTACTGATTTTGGTTCCAACTGACGATGAAACATTTGCACACTTTACCGTTAATAAGGAACCAGCTTTTAGTATCGGCTTTACCAGCCCGAAACTATCCGAATTTCATCAGCACCTAATGAATCATCAAGTTGAGGTCGAGGATATACAAGAAGATAACGGTCATTCGTATTTCCACTTTTATGATCCAAATGGTAATAAACTTCAAGTACACTGGTAG